The Lactobacillus sp. CBA3605 genome contains a region encoding:
- a CDS encoding galactokinase translates to MKTSDLRQEFKTTFDSEPERVFFSPGRINLIGEHTDYNGGHVFPCAISIGTYGVYAARTDNTVRMYSANIPNQGIVTFDVHDLNYDKAAGWTNYPKGMMDELAKTGVTFDHGFDLYVHGNLPDGAGLSSSASIELLMGIVLKTGFNLTVSQLDLVKLGQKVENNYIGVNSGIMDQFAVGMGKKDQAILLDTNTMDYSYAPVKLGNHVIVIMNTNKRRELQDSKYNERRAECEEALARLQTKLAIKSLGDLDEASFDEAAYLINDATLIKRARHAVFENQRTIRATEALANADLKTFGSLVTASHVSLHFDYEVTGEELDTLAETAWQQPGVLGARMTGAGFGGCAIAIVEKDQVEAFKANVGKIYRDTVGYDADFYIAEIADGPLELA, encoded by the coding sequence ATGAAAACCAGCGACTTACGACAAGAATTTAAAACGACTTTTGACAGTGAACCAGAACGGGTCTTTTTCTCACCTGGTCGAATTAACTTAATCGGCGAACATACGGATTACAATGGTGGGCATGTCTTCCCGTGTGCAATTAGTATTGGGACATACGGGGTCTATGCTGCTCGAACTGACAACACGGTGCGGATGTATTCTGCTAATATTCCGAATCAGGGCATCGTCACCTTCGATGTCCATGACTTAAATTATGACAAGGCCGCTGGTTGGACAAATTATCCTAAAGGTATGATGGATGAATTAGCGAAGACTGGGGTTACATTTGACCACGGCTTTGATTTATATGTGCATGGGAATTTACCAGATGGGGCTGGATTATCATCATCAGCTTCCATCGAATTGCTGATGGGCATCGTCTTAAAAACTGGCTTTAACTTAACGGTTAGCCAATTAGACCTCGTTAAATTAGGTCAAAAAGTTGAAAACAATTACATTGGCGTTAATTCTGGAATTATGGATCAATTTGCAGTTGGTATGGGTAAAAAAGACCAAGCTATTCTATTAGATACTAATACAATGGATTACTCATATGCACCCGTTAAATTGGGCAATCATGTTATTGTGATTATGAATACGAATAAACGTCGTGAACTTCAAGATTCGAAATACAATGAACGCCGGGCAGAATGTGAAGAAGCCTTGGCACGTCTTCAAACTAAGTTAGCTATTAAATCATTAGGTGATTTAGATGAAGCTAGCTTTGATGAAGCGGCTTATTTGATTAATGATGCGACATTAATTAAGCGCGCCCGGCATGCTGTTTTTGAAAATCAGCGAACGATTCGCGCAACAGAAGCCTTGGCTAACGCTGACTTAAAAACTTTCGGCAGCTTAGTGACAGCTTCACACGTGTCACTGCATTTTGATTATGAAGTTACGGGTGAAGAATTGGATACCTTGGCAGAAACTGCTTGGCAGCAACCTGGCGTTTTAGGCGCTCGGATGACTGGGGCTGGTTTTGGCGGCTGTGCAATTGCAATCGTTGAAAAGGATCAAGTCGAAGCCTTTAAGGCAAACGTGGGTAAAATTTATCGGGATACAGTGGGTTATGATGCTGATTTCTATATTGCTGAAATTGCGGATGGACCTTTAGAATTAGCTTAA